The Erwinia sorbitola nucleotide sequence TCAACTGTGCGCCAGGCGCCAGAACAAAAAGGGTTACGGATGGTGGAGCAAGATCAGGGCACGGAATGGGTGGATATCGTTAACGAAGATAACGAGGTTATTGCACAATCCAGCCGTGTACAGATGCGTGCGCAGTGTTTGCGCCATCGCGCAACCTATATCGTGGTTCACGATGGTATGGGCAAGATTTTGGTGCAGCGTCGCACCGAGACCAAAGACTTTATGCCAGGAATGCTGGATGCCACCGCCGGAGGGGTTGTACAGGCCGGTGAAGAGATGCTGGGTTCGGCGCGGCGTGAAGCCGAAGAGGAGCTGGGTATCGCTGCGGTGCCGTTTGCTGAACACGGCCAGTTCTATTATGAAGATGAACACTGCCGCGTATGGGGTGGCTTATTCAGCTGCGTCTCCCACGGCCCGTTTGCTATGCAGGAAGAGGAAGTGGATGAAATTTTCTGGATGACGCCGGAAGAGATCACCGCCCGCTGTGACGAGTTCACCTCCGACTCGCTTAAAGCGCTGTCGCTGTGGCTGACGCGTAATAACGAATCAGGCCGCCACGACTGATCCTCCCTGTGGCGCAGGCACTCTGCGCCACAGTTTATCAACCCCTCTGAAAAACGCGTTTAATGTGCCGGACTGGACTGGCGCATCTTTTCGCCGCGTCGGCGTAATACTTCCATCACAACCAGCAGAATCAACGAGGCACCAATCATCAGACTGGCGGCCGCAGCGATAGTCGGGTCAAGATTTTCGCGGATACCGGCAAACATCTGAATCGGCAGCGTACGCTGGTTTGGGCTGGCAAGAAACAGCGTAACCACCACCTCATCAAACGAAGCCGCAAAGGCAAACAGTGCACCGGAAAAGACGCCGGGGGCGATTAACGGCAGCGTCACCTTGCGGAAGGTCAGCAGCGGTGAAGCACCAAGGCTGGCGGCAGCGCGTGACAGATTAGTGTCGTAACTTTTCAGCACCGCCACCACGGTGATGACGACAAAAGGCACGCCAAGCAGCGCGTGGGCCAGCACCAGACCGAGGTAGCTGTTAAGCAGTGACAGTTTGGCAAAGAAGAAGAACATACCCACGGCAATAATCACCACCGGGGCGACCATTGGTGAAATAATAATCGCCATCACAATACCTTTACCGCGAAACTCACCGCGCACCAGGCCAATCGATGCCAGCACCCCCAGTACGGTAGCCAGCAGGGTGGCGAGCGGAGCAATCAGCAGGCTGTTAAGCAGTGCCCCCAGCCACTCCTGTGAGTGGAAAAAGGTGTCGTACCAGCGCAGCGAAAAACCACTTAACGGATAGCTGAGAAATGAGCTGGAGTTAAATGACAGCGGTACAATCACCAGCACCGGCACGATAAGAAACAGCAGCACCGCCGCCGCATAACAGTTAAACAGCCCTTTCCACAGGCGCAGGATCAGCGTTCCCTGTTGTCTCATCATCTTCTCCTTAGTGAGCTGCCGCTTCGGCAGAGGTACGGGTGACACGGACGTAGACGATATAGAGCAGCAGGACGATGATCAGTAGCTGACTGCCCAGCGCTGCGGCCATACCCCAGTTCATGGTGCTGTTAGTAAAGAAGGCCACAAAGTAGCTCACCATCTGGTCATTCGGCCCGCCCAGCAGGGCAGGGGTAACGTAATAGCCGATGGCCATCATAAACACCAGCAGTGCTCCGGCGGCGATCCCCGCATAGGTCTGCGGCACATAGACGCGCCAGAAGGCGAGGAAGGGGTGAGCACCCAGTGAAATAGCCGCACGCACATAGCTGGGTGAGATGCCTTTCATCACCGCATACAGCGGCAGCACGATAAACGGCAGCAGGATATGGGTCATCGAGATAAACACCCCGATACGGTTAAACACCAGCGTCAGCGGATGGTCGATAATTCCCATCCCCAGCAGCGCACGGTTGATCAGCCCGCCTGACTGCAACAGCACAATCCAGCTGGCGGTGCGGACAATCAGCGACGTCCAGAACGGCAACAGTACGAGGATCATCAGCAGATTGGCGCGGTTAGCTGGCTGTTTCGCCAGCCAGTAGGCTAGCGGGTAGCCAATACCGACGCACAGCAGCGTCACCACCGTAGCCATCCACAGGGTACGCAGCAGTACGTTAACATACAGCGCCTGGTCAGCAGGCAACGCCTGAATATCGCCGCTGGCTGCATCGATCTTGCGGTCAAAAACCGACAGCAGATAGTAGCTGGTCACGGGGCTGGATACCCGCTTCAGCGTCTGCCAGGTACTCAGCTCTCCCCATGCGGGCTGCCCGGCAATCATCGCCGGTTTTACTCCGGTACCGGAGGCGGGAATGAGCCGTGGTGCGGTGGTAATCAAACGACGAAACGATGAGTTTTCATAGCTCAGACGTTTCGCAACGGTGGCAATCTGGCCGCGCTCGCGTGCGGCGATCAGCTCTTTCCCCAGCGTGGCGTAAAGCGCCTCATCCGGCAGGGCGCTGCCTGACCACTCTGCCAGCGCGGCGGAAGTTTGCGGCAGGTTGTCGTGAAACTCCGGGTTCTCGACGCTTTTGCTCAGAATGGAGACGATGGGGAACAGGAAACAGACCACCACGAAGATCAGCAGCGGTGCAATCAGCAGCAGGGAGCGACGGGTTTTGGCACCGTCGACCTCACGCAGACGCTGTTGCAGGCCTGGCGATGCCGCTGGTGGCGCGATTCCCGGCGGGGGATCCATCACGGTGTTTTGACTCATAGCGGTTTCCTTGTGGCATAAATGGCCGGAGTGCTCCGGCCCTGTCTGAATGAGTGAAATTACCTTGCGGCCCAGGCGTTGAAGCGCTGCTCCAGGTCTTCACCGTGCTCCAGCCAGAAATCACTGTTTACCTGCACAGAGGTGGCGAGGTTATCCGGTGCCGTTGGCAGTTTGCTCAGGCGTGCCGGATCAAGCAGCTTGCTGGTAGTGATATTGGTCGGGCCATAAGGAATGTTCTCAGCAAACACTTTCTGGTTTTCCGCCTTGTTGGCGAAAGCAATAAACTTCTCGGCCAGCGCTTTGTGTTTTGAACCTTTTACAATCGCCCAGTTATCCAGGTCGTAGATCGCGTTATCCCAGACGATTTTGAAATTATGACCTTCGTCCTGCGCGGCCCCGATGCGACCGTTATAGGCGGAGCTCATCACTACATCGCCGGAAACCAGCCATTGCAGCGGCTGCGCGCCGGATTCCCACCACTGAATATTTGGTTTCAGCTGATCCAGTTTTTTGAATGCGCGATCCACACCTGCCGGGGTCGCCAGGACTTTATAAACATCCTCACGTTTGACACCGTCGGCCATCAGCGCGATCTCCATGGTGTATTTCGCGCTCTTACGCAGTGCGCGTTTGCCCGGGAATTCTTTCACATTCCAGAAGTCTGCCCAGTTTGCCGGACCTTTTTTCAGTTTGCTGGCGTCATAGGTCAGCACCGTCGACCAGACGAAGATCCCGGCACCGCACTCGGAGACGGCGGCAGGAATAAAGTCAGTTTTATTACCCAGCTTGCTCCAGTCCAGCTGTTCAAACAGGCCCTCCTCGCAGCCGCGTTGCAGCTCCGGTGTTTCCAGTTCCACCACATCCCAGCCTATCTGTCCGGTCTCGACCATGGCGCGGATACGTGCCATTTCGCCGTTATATTCCCCTGACTCAATGGTGCCCAGTCCGGCGGCGGTAAAGGGTTTATAAAACGCCTTATCCTGCGCATCTTTATTGGTGCCACCGAAGGAGATAACCGTCAGGCTTTCCGCCTGTGCCTGGAGTGTGAACGTTGCGAGAATCAGTGCTGCTAAAGTCTTGACCATGCCAGGCTCCTAATTATTAATGTTATTTAGATGCAGTTTCTATGCCACTTCCCTGTGGCCGCGAGCTGTGAATCAGCCGCGTAATAAAGAAGAGAGCAGAGTGAGCGCGCTTTTAAACTGAGCGTCAGGAATAGTGAGTGGATAGAGGAAGCGGATAACGTTGCCGTGTACGCCGCAGGTCAGCAGAATCAGACCCTGCTCCAGCGCACGCTGCTGGATAGAGCGGGCGATCTCTGCGGAAGGTTTCCCGGTGGCCGGATCATTAAACTCTGCGGCGACCATCGATCCGCGAGCACGCACTTCCACCAGCGCCGGATTGCCGCAGGCGTTAAGCATTTCCACCAGCCCGGCCCCCAGACGCAGGGCGCGTGCGCACAGCTGCTCCTCTTCAATCACTTCCAGCACTGCCAGCGCACCGGCTACCGCCAGCGGATTACCCGCATAAGTGCCGCCAAGGCCGCCAGGCTCCGGCGCATCCATCAGCTCCGCGCGACCGGAAACCGCAGAAATCGGCAGCCCGCCGCCCAGGCTTTTCGCCATGGTCATCAGGTCAGGTTTTGCATCCGGATAGTATTCGCTGGCGAACATTTTGCCGGTACGGGCAAAACCGGTCTGAATCTCGTCAGCAATCATCACAATGCCGTAGCGATCGCACAGGGTACGCAGGGCGGTGACAAACTCAGCCGGGGCGATATTAAAACCGCCTTCCCCCTGAATAGGTTCATAGATAATCGCTGCAACCTGCTGCGGGCTGATATCACATTTAAACAGTGTTTCAAGGCTCTCCATCGCATCGGCCACGCTGAAACCATGCAGCGCATTCGGATAGCGGGCATGGAACACCGAGCCAGGGAACGGGCCAAAACCGGTTTTGTACGGCGTGACTTTACCCGTCAGCCCCATGGTCATCAGCGTACGGCCATGGAATGCACCGCTAAAGGCAATCACGCCGGGACGCCCGGTGGCGGCACGGGCAATCTTCACCGCGTTTTCCACCGCTTCGGCACCGCTGGAGAAAAAGGTGGTTTTGCACGGCCCGGCAACCGGAACCCGCTGGTTAAGCTGTTCGGCCAGGGCGATATAGTTCTCGTACGGGATGACCTGGTAAGCGGTATGGGTGAAGCACTCAAGCTGGGCGCGGATGGCCGCCATCACCTTCGGGTGGCGATGACCGGTATTCAGCACCGCGATGCCCGCAGTGAAGTCGATATACTCACGGCCCTGATGATCCCACAGCGTGGCATTTTCCGCTTTGGTGGCGAAGAAATCACACATCACACCCACTCCGCGTGGGGTGGCGTTGAGACGGCGCTGCTGTATTTCACTGTTGCTCATGGTGTAACCTCAATTATGAATTTCGCGTACTCTGCTCTCCTTGCTTTGTAGCCTTTTCGGGGTTTTATAATCCAGAGCCAGTTTTTTTTATTTCAAGGAACCAATTTTGCGAACCTTACTCGGCGACCTGCTCGCGCATCGCCTGGCACTGGCTCCTGAGGGAGCGCTGGGCAAGCGTTTATACGATGTGTTGCAGTGCGCGATTCAGGATGGATCGATTGCCACCGGCAGCCGTTTACCCGCCACGCGCGATCTGGCGCAAGATCTGTCCGTGTCGCGTAATACCGTGCTGGCGGCGTATGAACAGTTGCAGTCAGAGGGGTATCTGCAAACCCGTACCGGCAGCGGCACCTTTGTCTGCGATGCGCTGCCGGAAACGATGCCTGATGCAGGAGAAATACCGGTCAGCGCCAGCCGGCCGTTTAATTTTGTCCGCCTCTCCAGCCGTGGCTCTCGCCTGCTAACGCGCAGCGGTGCCGGGCCGCATCAGTGGGGGGCGTTTATGCCCGGCGTACCGGATGTCAGCCATATGCCGCATGATATCTGGCGCAAAATCCACCTGCGGCTGAGTCGCCGGATGCCGGTGGAGGCGCTGAGTTACTCCGGCCACGGCGGTTGCGTGCAGTTGCAGCAGGCGCTGGCTGATTATCTGCGGGTGATCCGTTCGCTCAACTGTACGCCCGATCAGATTCTGGTAACTGCCGGTACTCACCAGTCGCTGGATCTGCTGGCAAAAATGCTCTGTGACCCGGGCGATCGCGCATGGGTTGAAGAGCCGGGCTACTGGGGCATCCGTAACGTGCTGGCGGTGAACGGTATTGAGCTGCTGCCAACGGCGGTGGATGAGCAGGGCATGATGCTGCCCGATATCAGCGGCGACGCCCGCCCGCCACGGCTGATTTGTGTTACTCCCTCCCACCAGTATCCGCTGGGTTCGGTGATGAGCCTGCAACGGCGGCACCAGCTGCTTGAGCTGGCGAAACGCGTCGGAAGTTGGGTGGTGGAGGATGATTACGACGGCGAGTTTCGCTTCAGCGACTCACCGATCCCGGCGTTGCAGGGGCTGGCTCCGGATGCACCGGTAATTTACCTCGGCACCTTCAGTAAAACCCTCTATCCGGGCCTGCGTCTGAGTTACATGGTGGTGCCGAAACCGCTGGCGGCGCGGATGAAAATGGCCCATTCCGAGCTGTATCGTGGCGGCAACGGGCTGGTACAGCTGACGCTGGCTGAATTTATCCGGGAAGGGCACTATGCCGCCCATGTGCGAAAAATGCGCCAGCTCTACAGCCGACGCCGTGCGGAGCTGGTACGGGTGATTCAGGACAGTCTTGGGGAAGCGTTTATTGCCCAACAGAGCAATGCCGGGCTGCATCTGATTCTGTCACTGCCCGATAACATTGACGATGTGGCACTCAGCGCCGAGCTTGAGCAAAACGGCGTACTGACGCGTCCGCTATCCGCCTACTACCTGCTTGGCACCACGCGACGCGGGCTGCTGCTGGGCTATGCCTGCGTTGATGAGCAGCAGATGGCGGAGAAGTTTGCGCCGATCCTCGCCTGCCTGAGGCGGCGCTTAAATCCGCAGGGGACGCCCTGCGATGGTGCATAGCCAAATGATTGCCTGATTCTGCCGTTTTTTCAGGCGAATTTTATCGGTAAAATAAAAATACAATAGAAAACAATAGCCTGCGAGCGATGCTTTCAGGCTTTTTTTTGTGTTTTTGTCAGATTCTGCTTGTCGAAGCGAAATTTGTTGTGGTAGAGCTAAAAAAGAGCCACCCAACAGACACGCCCCCGCAGGA carries:
- the yfcD gene encoding NUDIX hydrolase YfcD; the protein is MVEQDQGTEWVDIVNEDNEVIAQSSRVQMRAQCLRHRATYIVVHDGMGKILVQRRTETKDFMPGMLDATAGGVVQAGEEMLGSARREAEEELGIAAVPFAEHGQFYYEDEHCRVWGGLFSCVSHGPFAMQEEEVDEIFWMTPEEITARCDEFTSDSLKALSLWLTRNNESGRHD
- a CDS encoding ABC transporter permease; protein product: MRQQGTLILRLWKGLFNCYAAAVLLFLIVPVLVIVPLSFNSSSFLSYPLSGFSLRWYDTFFHSQEWLGALLNSLLIAPLATLLATVLGVLASIGLVRGEFRGKGIVMAIIISPMVAPVVIIAVGMFFFFAKLSLLNSYLGLVLAHALLGVPFVVITVVAVLKSYDTNLSRAAASLGASPLLTFRKVTLPLIAPGVFSGALFAFAASFDEVVVTLFLASPNQRTLPIQMFAGIRENLDPTIAAAASLMIGASLILLVVMEVLRRRGEKMRQSSPAH
- a CDS encoding 4-aminobutyrate--2-oxoglutarate transaminase; this encodes MSNSEIQQRRLNATPRGVGVMCDFFATKAENATLWDHQGREYIDFTAGIAVLNTGHRHPKVMAAIRAQLECFTHTAYQVIPYENYIALAEQLNQRVPVAGPCKTTFFSSGAEAVENAVKIARAATGRPGVIAFSGAFHGRTLMTMGLTGKVTPYKTGFGPFPGSVFHARYPNALHGFSVADAMESLETLFKCDISPQQVAAIIYEPIQGEGGFNIAPAEFVTALRTLCDRYGIVMIADEIQTGFARTGKMFASEYYPDAKPDLMTMAKSLGGGLPISAVSGRAELMDAPEPGGLGGTYAGNPLAVAGALAVLEVIEEEQLCARALRLGAGLVEMLNACGNPALVEVRARGSMVAAEFNDPATGKPSAEIARSIQQRALEQGLILLTCGVHGNVIRFLYPLTIPDAQFKSALTLLSSLLRG
- a CDS encoding ABC transporter permease, whose product is MSQNTVMDPPPGIAPPAASPGLQQRLREVDGAKTRRSLLLIAPLLIFVVVCFLFPIVSILSKSVENPEFHDNLPQTSAALAEWSGSALPDEALYATLGKELIAARERGQIATVAKRLSYENSSFRRLITTAPRLIPASGTGVKPAMIAGQPAWGELSTWQTLKRVSSPVTSYYLLSVFDRKIDAASGDIQALPADQALYVNVLLRTLWMATVVTLLCVGIGYPLAYWLAKQPANRANLLMILVLLPFWTSLIVRTASWIVLLQSGGLINRALLGMGIIDHPLTLVFNRIGVFISMTHILLPFIVLPLYAVMKGISPSYVRAAISLGAHPFLAFWRVYVPQTYAGIAAGALLVFMMAIGYYVTPALLGGPNDQMVSYFVAFFTNSTMNWGMAAALGSQLLIIVLLLYIVYVRVTRTSAEAAAH
- a CDS encoding ABC transporter substrate-binding protein, which encodes MVKTLAALILATFTLQAQAESLTVISFGGTNKDAQDKAFYKPFTAAGLGTIESGEYNGEMARIRAMVETGQIGWDVVELETPELQRGCEEGLFEQLDWSKLGNKTDFIPAAVSECGAGIFVWSTVLTYDASKLKKGPANWADFWNVKEFPGKRALRKSAKYTMEIALMADGVKREDVYKVLATPAGVDRAFKKLDQLKPNIQWWESGAQPLQWLVSGDVVMSSAYNGRIGAAQDEGHNFKIVWDNAIYDLDNWAIVKGSKHKALAEKFIAFANKAENQKVFAENIPYGPTNITTSKLLDPARLSKLPTAPDNLATSVQVNSDFWLEHGEDLEQRFNAWAAR
- the pdxR gene encoding MocR-like pyridoxine biosynthesis transcription factor PdxR, whose protein sequence is MRTLLGDLLAHRLALAPEGALGKRLYDVLQCAIQDGSIATGSRLPATRDLAQDLSVSRNTVLAAYEQLQSEGYLQTRTGSGTFVCDALPETMPDAGEIPVSASRPFNFVRLSSRGSRLLTRSGAGPHQWGAFMPGVPDVSHMPHDIWRKIHLRLSRRMPVEALSYSGHGGCVQLQQALADYLRVIRSLNCTPDQILVTAGTHQSLDLLAKMLCDPGDRAWVEEPGYWGIRNVLAVNGIELLPTAVDEQGMMLPDISGDARPPRLICVTPSHQYPLGSVMSLQRRHQLLELAKRVGSWVVEDDYDGEFRFSDSPIPALQGLAPDAPVIYLGTFSKTLYPGLRLSYMVVPKPLAARMKMAHSELYRGGNGLVQLTLAEFIREGHYAAHVRKMRQLYSRRRAELVRVIQDSLGEAFIAQQSNAGLHLILSLPDNIDDVALSAELEQNGVLTRPLSAYYLLGTTRRGLLLGYACVDEQQMAEKFAPILACLRRRLNPQGTPCDGA